Within Anopheles nili chromosome 3, idAnoNiliSN_F5_01, whole genome shotgun sequence, the genomic segment GATAAGCTCACTTCGGGGTGGCCgctcgaaggacgaacggacgcCATCACTTACAAGGCTCCACAATGGAGCGCAACGGGATCAAACGGGACACTATTAGCGATTAGGGAATTAGGGCCGCATGATTCGGGATACGATCGCCGATGTTGCCGGTGTGACCTTCGCGAATTACCTATGCCGACATGCGGGATTTGGGCGTAATCCTTTTTCACGCATGTGCGTGCTTCGTGCGGTGGTATAGttataaattaaatatattgACTTCGATTGAACGCGATGAGTCTGTGATTTTCTTATCCGCTTGGGCAGGGATTATGGAGGATCAGTGCGAAATTCCAATCGAATAATGCGACTCGATGACGCAAGTAATCACCCGTGGGGTTTTCCTGATAAACACCATTGCATTTGTTGTTGGCTAGAGTGTTTTTATATCACATTGATAACGTATGCTGTGCAGATACGCCAATCGTACAATTGGTTCTAGGCGGTGTTTATGATCAATTCGGTACTGTGCATGAAATTTTAATACGTTTAAGCGAATCCTTGAGATACTTCCATTGCATGTGTCATATGTATTATTTTAGAAGGACAATAATGTTGAACAGGTAAAACAAACTCATCGTTAAAAAATACCATTTCCACTACATTTGAATTGTATCGTTGATTTTGCGCCTAAAGGCAGGCAATATGCATCACATGCTGCTCTCACAAGAGTGATCATCCCTTATCTAAGAAACAATGCACAACATTCATGGTTTTGCAAATTAGTGGAAATAACGGGCAAAAAGCTGAATGGGGCAATGTTCAAATTATACTTCTATACAGGTAGGTGGGTAGAtcgataaaatataaaaaatctTCAATCAAGTATTCTCGCGTAGTGTACagatcgattgttgatgtcaGAATGTCCATCTGATGATCGTCAATAAGAAACACTATGAAACGTTATGTAACAGTCGGATTGATTTATAAATACGATAGATTTGCTAATCAGGTTATCAATGGCACATGTTTAGGTTAGAGCTTTAAGCTATGTGTGTTTAAACTATGTTTTCCCTGAGCCATTCACCCCGCTCGGAATCATAGCGCAGAAAGAATCCCACAGATTATGCGTTGTAAAcacatcaatcaaacaaagtaTTTGAAGCGTGGTTttataaaaaagcaataattTTAACGCTTTTATTATAAGCCGTTTATAGTTTACAAATCTCCATGCACTTACCGCACAGGTGTCAAGTTTCTTTCTGAGTGACTAAGTCAACAGCCGAGTATTGACGATTGGTGCCCTATGATCGGTGCACACGGAGTTTCATCGTTACTTGACAATATTCCCTCTAGGAGCTAGCTTACCAAGCCAAAGTCCACGATGATCCTTCCCatcgctctcgctttccccGTCTCGAAATCTGTCACCAATCGGCGAACACGCGGCCGGCTGATAAGCAACGTTCCTGAATCGACTGCGTTTATCAATCGCAAGCAACAGTCCGCTTCTTCCGAGTGTTAAGGGTATGTTCgcacgttcgtttgttttcgaatTACGAGGGTCCAATTGATTTTCGAGCGTTTCCTCAGGCCGGTTACTCGTTTATCTCCATTTCTCCGGAGTGACACTTTGCCCTGGCTAACGGTGCCTTAAGATGAGCCGCACCACCAGCAAAGGCGCTTCCAAACCTTAGGGTCTTTGCCTCCAAGGCACTGGCTCTAATCTAACGAAACGCCACAAATCGATGCGCCGAGGGTATCAGTGCACATAAACATTTGAGCTAGCCAGCTGATAACGGCTGGCAACGTTGGAAGAACGCGTCAGAAACGACTGAGTTCGCTGTCCACCACTGGTCACAGTGAAGTGCTGATCGTTGTAGTGCACGGACCAGACGTGAAGTAGACGATGGGAAAGTTCGAACTGGAGACAGCGCCTCCGAGCGCCGAGTTGCTAGAGGTTGCAAAGCAGGAGCTCCGTGAGACGCCAGAAGTCCGTGCGGCTGCCGTCGAGGAGCTGCGCAAGCTACTGCAGGCGGCAACAGACCTCAACTATCCGGAAGATGAGGACTTCCTggttatttttcttcgtccaaCAAAGTTCTATGCCGAAAGCGCCCTCAAGCTGGTATGTACTGCAGCAAAGCGAGCCGTTTAACGTTGGAAAACAGCGTAATGTATATTGAAACCTTTTCTTACTATAGATGCGCAACATCGCGGAATTCAACAAGACGTACAAGGAGGCGCTATTCAACCTGCTGCCAAGCGATGTAGAGAACGTGTTCATTGATCACAATATCATCAACGTACTGACGAACCGGGACCAGAAAGGTCGCCGTATGATGATCGTGAATATGGGCGAGACCTGGGATCCTAAGACAGTCTCTGAAGAGCAGGTCTTCCGTGTCCTGTACACCATCCACAAGCTGGCCATGCTCGAGCCAGCCACTCAGATCAACGGTGTCGTGGTGATCTACGACTTCAAGGGCATGGGTATGAAGCACGTTAGATCGATGTCTCCAAGTGGTGCCAAACGCCTGCTGACCTTCATCCAGGAGGCGAGCCCATTACGCGTGAAAGGCATCCATTTCATCAACCAGCCGATGATCTTCAGCATGGTGTGGTCACTGTTCAAACCCTTCGTCAAGGAGAAGCTGAACAAACGCGTAAGTAAATGGAAACCTGGCTATGATGATTAAGATCACTCACTGAGTGTCCTTTCCGGACGTTGTAGATGTTCTTCCACGGTGACAAGCTGTCCAAGCTGCACGAGCACGTCGACAAGGAGTGTCTGCCGTCCAACTACGGAGGAAGCCTGCCCGCGCTGGACTATGGCGGCAAGGAATGGTATCCGGTGGCAGAACAACACCTCGACTTCATCAAGAAGTTCAACTCATGTGGATTCAAATGAGCCACTGACTAACGTCCAACAACTCCAGGAAAGCAGGCGCGTCTTTATCATACCCAGAAGGTCTCGCTTGTCTCCGAAACCCGAACACCACAGAGCTCCCTTGACCGTGACCAGCAAGAGGTCGCCACCAAGCCGTTCCTATACCCAATCCATTATCAATTCGGTCGCAGGGCGCCGAACTCTGTTCGCTTATCATGCATCTCGTGGGCAATATGGCTACTAACtcgtgtgtgttatttttagtTTCAAACGTTCGCCTGTTGTCGTTTTGGGATGCAACAAGTGTTCGTCGTGGTGGAACAAGCGTGTTTCGATACAGTGGCCCGAATCCCGAACGAAAACTCGATTATTACATACTGCCCTGCGATTCCGGCTTCATTCTTTTCGTTGTGTATTTGTTATCAATTGTTACAAgcgcataaataaacaaacattttacATCAACTCATGAGCGAGCTTCTTCTGAGGAACAAGCGGTGTGAGCTATATTACTTCCCTACTATGTGTAACTGTGAATCATTTCAAGCTTCTAATCACGAGTCTGTAAGGATTCAGTCCAATTGTGATATGACTCGTAAAATTTCGCTCATTTTGTGGATCATAAGTCTAATGTGTTTATGTTTCAAGTTTTGATTCCAAATTAGATTTGACTTTCAATTATAAAGGTCCACCGACGATTACATATCCTATCAACGATCACTCGGCTTCCATGAAATCCGCTCGTTAACCTCTCACTCCCTTCCTCTACTATAAGGGATTTAGCCTACAGTAGCGATAACCGTACCACGTTgactttgaaacaaaaaccctcccactgGGTGCACCCTTTAGCAGCTAATCTTATCGAGCTTTGTCGAAGGATTTCATCGTCTTCCAGTGCAAAGGTCATCGGTGATAGCGACCACGCCGAAATGAGACAGCAAAAGATACGTAATGGCTATAGCAATGGTGTGTATgtcaaaaatttaaaaacaatcgtCTAAAATTTAGCTCTAACGAACGGATTGGCTTCTCAAACAGCCCGCTTATTTGAATCCACATGTGTTCCACTTCTGGATGAAGTCAATGTACTTCTCAGCAGTCGGATACCAGTCCTTGCCGCCGTAGTCCAGAGCGGGAAGAGTGCCTCCGTAGTTCGCTGGCAAGTACTCCTTGTTGATGTGCTCGTGCAGCTTGGCCATCTTCTCTCCATGGAAGAACATCTAAAAACGAACCAGATTGGCATTGGTACGAGAAGGACCCTAAAGAATCAGAACTCCAAGCATTCTACTCACGCGTTTGTTCAGCTTCTCCTTAACAAAAGGCTTGAACAGCGACCACACCATGTTGAAGATCATCGGTTCGTTGACGAAGTGGACAGCCTTCATGCGCAATGGACAGGCCTCCTGGATGAAGGTCAGCAGACGCTTGGCACCGCTCGTCGACATCGCCTTGACGTGGCCCATACCCATGCCCTTGAAGTCGTAGATCACGACGGCACCGTTAATCTGGGTGGCCGCTTCCAGCACTGCCATCTTTTGGATGGTGTACAGAGCACGGAAGATCTGATCCTCGGTCACAAGCTTCGTGTTCCAAGCCTCGCCCATGTGCACCACCATCACGCGGCGGCCCTTCTGGTCGCGGTTGGTGAAGATGTTGATCAGTCCATGATCGACGAAGACCGGCTTCGTGTCAACCGGCATCAGGTTGTGCAGCAGATCTTTGTACGTCTTGTTGAACTCGGCCACATTGCGCATCTATTACCAAGAGGCACCACCAAAACCGCACAGTTAATCAGCCACAAAGAAAAGCCAGGACTTTCGCGGTGTCGAAAACTTACCAGCTTAAGGGCGCTCTCAGGATAGAACTTAGTAGGGCGCAGGTAGATTAGCAGGAACTCATCGTCGTCCGGGAAGCTGAGGTCGCTTGCTTTGAGCAACTTGCGCAACTCCTCGATGGCGGCGGCACGGACTTCTGGTGTCTCGCGGAGTTCTTGTTTCGCGATCTCCAGCAGCTCAGCGCTCGGTGGCGAGCGATCGATATCGAACGGACCAGACATGTTTAGGCAGAAGGGCAGCTCAAGATCTCCAAGCACAAGCACTGAACCGTCGGAGTCGTAAAGACGCCAGCGAAAGTAGACGCTCCTGACCGATTGGCGCGATTTAAGTACTCGAACCGGGATCAAGCCGCTTATCGTGGCATTATGGCTTACAGATACGATGCAACCCGCTGCTGCAGTACCTCCGATTAAGCTACTCGGTGTGAAACCCCCCACGGAATGGACGATTATCGGGACCTTATCGGAGCGGCTTATATAACGTATGTTTTTGAGTGAAATCGAGATTGTTGATACAGCTGAACCGTGAGGGTTCAAATTTGGCACTCCGACAGGGTGGAGAAACCTGGTTAGTGAACTGCTTCATTGCATGGTGAGGGTTCTTCGAATTTTTCCTACAAACCAGCTGAACAAAAACTTATGATACCATTTGCGCTACCGTAAAAGCTCCCGAAAACCAGAGTCAAAGCTCCTACATGCCCGTGATCCAGTGTTCTAGTCGATTGTACCTCGCTTGAAATGAGCTTGACGCAAAACGTGATCACTGGCACGATTGTAGCTTTCGCAAACAAATCCTCCCCACTGAcgatgaaataataattttttgcATCGTGTGCTTCACTCCACCGAGCCCTAACAACAACACAAGCGAGCTCGAGATTGATGGTTGCCGCTGTGGAGTTGTGCTCGTTTCCGGCTCCAGTAGCCGACTCACATGTTCGTTTGGATCATCATTTCAACCCCTTCCAAGTTGACGATGGCACAcagcagctgttgctgctttgcGGTAGCTCAAAGACCATTTGAAGTATTGGGTAATATGAAGAAGACACCGACATACAGCTATTACTCGGTACAAGACACTCGTGTCGGTGCGCTATGTGATGCAAACGAAATTATCCGCAAGGAAGGAGATGATTTCCTCCTTCCTTAGGCGCCCCATTCGATAAAGTGTTCGAGAGGAAATCTTCGAAAAGGTTCATCGTTTACGTAACCAAAAAAGCGGCTATGAATTGATCAAATGGAAATCAAAATCTTCCTCATCGATTTTGTAGCCATTCGACTGGCTGGTCACcttgtggaaggaaaaacgtagtaaaaatatatttctgtTCATTTATTACATCCAACAGGGTAGTGTGATTCATTCAACTGCGGAAACTCGCACGAGCCCGGACATTTTCTCAGCAAAGCCGTGCTGCAGTGAAGCGTTCAACCGGTGCCATTATCACCTATGCGATTGTTTCGCGGATGTGTGCGGAAGGACGTTCGGAATTCTGCACACCACAATGGCACTGTGACCACCCTATCAGACATCTCCCAGCTGGCACACTGCCCTCCAACACCCTCTCACAAACCAGTGAAACCAGTTGgccggaaaaacacaccaactcGGGCCGGGAGCGGTCAAAACGCGCCGGGCGTTCCTTTCCTTTAcgaaggttcgtcgcttgtcgGCACGGCAGTCTTTCGTTTCGGCAGCCTTGCGGCAATGGTGCAgtcaataaacaaataaaactcacACGCAGACATGG encodes:
- the LOC128725501 gene encoding retinaldehyde-binding protein 1-like, which encodes MSGPFDIDRSPPSAELLEIAKQELRETPEVRAAAIEELRKLLKASDLSFPDDDEFLLIYLRPTKFYPESALKLMRNVAEFNKTYKDLLHNLMPVDTKPVFVDHGLINIFTNRDQKGRRVMVVHMGEAWNTKLVTEDQIFRALYTIQKMAVLEAATQINGAVVIYDFKGMGMGHVKAMSTSGAKRLLTFIQEACPLRMKAVHFVNEPMIFNMVWSLFKPFVKEKLNKRMFFHGEKMAKLHEHINKEYLPANYGGTLPALDYGGKDWYPTAEKYIDFIQKWNTCGFK
- the LOC128722528 gene encoding retinaldehyde-binding protein 1-like, encoding MGKFELETAPPSAELLEVAKQELRETPEVRAAAVEELRKLLQAATDLNYPEDEDFLVIFLRPTKFYAESALKLMRNIAEFNKTYKEALFNLLPSDVENVFIDHNIINVLTNRDQKGRRMMIVNMGETWDPKTVSEEQVFRVLYTIHKLAMLEPATQINGVVVIYDFKGMGMKHVRSMSPSGAKRLLTFIQEASPLRVKGIHFINQPMIFSMVWSLFKPFVKEKLNKRMFFHGDKLSKLHEHVDKECLPSNYGGSLPALDYGGKEWYPVAEQHLDFIKKFNSCGFK